The stretch of DNA CAGCCGGAGGTGTCTACGCCCGGTTCTTTCGCCAGTAGCTCCCTGGCGTAGTTTCTGAGTATGGCCACGGCCTCGTCTCGGGTGAGTGTGCCATGGTACCACTGCTCTCGCGTGGTGTTTGCTGCTGGTAGCTTGTAGTTGAGTAGGAACTCCTCCACGGCCGTCTGACCCGCTTCCTTGGCCAGGTCGAATGGGAATTCACCCGAACTGGTCCTCGGCAGCGGCGGAGCCTCAGCCAAAAGCAATTCCTGCACAGCCTCGAGGTTTCCGTGCTTGGCGGCCTCATGGAGCGGCACATAGCCGTTCTCTATGTTCCTGCCCTGGACATTCGCCTGTGCTGCGATCAAAGTGCGTATAAAACTGGCCGGCTTGGAGCGGGCCGCGTACTGTGGAATACATTTGGATGCGATTTAAAGAGAGCTGCATACATTTCATTAAAGGAAGGACTTACATGCAATGGCTGGCAGCCAAAGGAGTCGGAGCTGTTGACCTGGACCTTTGCATTCAGCAGCTCCTTTAGGATATCCTCGTCCGAGTGGAGTGCCGCCAGATGCAGAGCCGTCTGTCCATCCTGGTTCTTGGCATCAAAGTTCCGGTAGCCGCACTTGAGCAGCTCGAAGACCACCTTGCTCTCGTTTTTGCTGGTGGCGCGGTGCAGCAGATTGGTCACTCCGTGGCTGCGGGTGTTGTGCGGTGGCGGATCCCGAATCAAAGGCACCGTCAGCTTGGTGGGCAAACCATTCGCCGACTGCTGGTAGTAGTCGACCAGCGTGTCCAGGCCATGCAGGATCTTCGTCTGCACCTTGTCGTCGATGGAGAAGAAGGCGTCCTCGCCGCCATGTCGTCGCACCTGGTAGTGGCACACCTCCTCCTGGCAGAGCAGGCTCAGCACAAAGTCCCCGGAAGCCGTGCTGCTCTCGCGCACCAGAAATGTCCCGTCCTCGTAACCTGTTGATTGCGATTTCAATTACACTTCATTAGGCTCCACCACGCCCACATCTTCGGGGCTCATTGATGAGCCCAGGGAGACGGACACTCCGCTTACGAATTTACCTTGCTTGAGGAGATCGTCGGCTGCCTCGCGGGACAGGTTGCCGTGGAACCACTTCATGGGATCACTCATTTTTGGGCCATTTGCTCCAATATCGCTTctttttgttaataatttaCACGATCGTGTGATCGTGGACGGAATGTTGAAAAATACCACTTTATCTTGTGGAGGTTGGCAAGTGTGACCAGATGCATCGCGTTGCCAACTAAAATAACCGTTGGCGggggtttaaataaaaattttatttttggatttttgtgAACTCATAGGGAATTAATAGTGTTTTCCTTACGCATGGCtattattcattattaatCATAGGCAATTCAACAAAACATTCCAGAAATTTAAGAAGCGATGAATTGTACGGCTGATTCATAAATAACTTCAACCTAACTTTAACTTCAGATCAGTGACTCAAGCTTAGGTTAACCACTTGTAAGAAAAACCCAGATCAGAAACACAAAACCTCTTTGtcttgaaattttaattcgtaaTTATTAGTTTTATCTGTTCATGGAAGATCCTAATTATATGTtccaatttcatatttaagtATTCATCACAAGTTTACACCCACGATCAAAACACACTCGATTTAATTGCTtcgcttttgttttatatttcaattttcacgttttttttgtctcttttattttcattatggAGGCTCTACTagaacaaaattattaaattatgggCGATTATGTTAcgattaattttgtttgttttctccTCGAATTCGTTTTGCAGGTTATGTGAGAATAGTCTTAAGCATTTAAAAAACGACTATACGCTAGGATACGGCATTACAATTAATAAAAGGTTTAggttatgaaatatttataaacatttaatgtCATCCTTTATATATGCTTCATGTCGTTCATTTCATATCCTTTACAATGTACAGAAAAACTAACGCAAAGCCATTCAaatcatttcaattttgtttatcTGCATGTTGCTAAGATCGTTTGCTTTTTCCATTTTCGATTTCCTAGTAAGTATTGTGGCAACTTAAGTGACTAACGATACATACACGAAAAATACATAGTTATCCCCCCAAAGATATACACCCAAACACACTCGCTCTGGCCCGCCCTAGAACTTATTGGCTAAATTGCTTAAGCGCTTAGCATTTTCAGTTGTGTTTTAGTTGATCCTGCTGCCGATGGTCTTGGCTTTATTCCACCGGTGCAATTGTGTCGAGCAGCTTAGTTAAAAAGCGCTCTCAAACAATAAATTTCGACAATTCGCTATCACAAGGAATTTTGATAATTTATGTTTGCCCTTGTTCCTTGATGTGGAtgttgcttctgctgctgctacttctGCTACTGCTACTGCTGGTTGGTGAGCTCTGGCTTGGTCCTCCGCTGGCTGCTGATCCATTTATGCTGCTCCTCGTTccattaaaagtaattaaattctAATGTAGAACAAAATGGTTAAACGTATCATATATCGAAGCATTTAAGAAATCCGAGTTCTTCTTGGTTTGTTAATATTCTGCTTTACATTTATGACTttttctttgttgatttttgttgctgttactGTTGTTGCGGCAAACGCCGGTGCTGATGCTGatattgatatatatatatttatatgtgtGGGTTCTATTAATTAGCTATTGAAGAGAGCTTTTGGGAAACTCCATTCACAGTCTTTGATTTAAGGACATCATTTTCATATGAAAAGACCGTTTCCTTGCCGTTTTCGACGACCCTGGAAGTGAATATTGTTTAATAACCATTgaatgtttatataaaaagtcTTCTCGTACCGCTTGGTCATCAGTTTCTTGCCATTGACAAACACCGTCGAGGTGGAGGTGCGCTTGACACCGGCGCTGGGGCCACTGGAGATGTGGGTGACGCCGCTGCTGCCATTGCCGCTGGTCATCGAGGAGAACGAGGTGAAGCCGCTGGTGGGCATGAAGAAGTCCATCATGGAGTAGTTGAGCATGGGAGCCCCGAACGGGCTGGCCAATTTGTGCTGGTGGTGATGATGGTGGCGAGACGCTCCACCGCTGCCGCCATGGCGTCGACTGCTGCTCGAGCCGCTCGTGCTTCCATTCGAATATCCGTTGGCATCTGAAGAAAAACAGCAAAGACTAGTTAACACTTTGTACTAAAGCTTCTTATCGAATAACTTACCTCTGAAAAAGTCGGCGAAGGGCGAGTTGACGCCGAAGAACTCGCGGAACACCTCCTCGGGCGGTCGGAAGACGAACGGAAAGCCGCCCATAATATCGAAGTCATCGAAATCGTGTGTGTTATAATGGTGGCGGGTATGCGAGCGGCTCTGGCCACGTTCACCCAGTCCATCTTTGCCGTACTCGTCGTAGATGCGACGCTTCTTCTCTGtggaaaacaaattgaaaagcaGAGTAAGTCGAGGAAATCAAGAAAATTAAGTGTTATTAGTAATAAACGCTCGAGCTGCGGGGAGTTAGCTTAGATCTAACAAGGAACCAGTGATGGGAGAGGTACTATTTAGTCTTTACCATAGTAAAAAGAGTtatgttaaataatttacagAAGTGGGATTGAGATTTAAGAACCTCTTTTCAgaaagtatttattattatttgtgaaACCCTTTCTTTTAACTGTAATATACGTAAagtgtatatttaaaattctgtAATTAATCTTTGTAACGAATATAGGCTTTCGTTTTTCTTTCTAAGCAATATAGCAAAATATAGAAGCTTCCCATCACTGCAAGGAACAGCATTTAGTTGCGAAAAAAGAACGGAACAAGAACAGAACAACGTGCGCCAGGATGTCAGTCAGCAAAACGAAAGTAACCATACAATTGCAACTGCCGCTGGCCTTTACCGAACAACTTGTGGAACGGAGTGCCCTCGAAAATGTTGCGGAAGGTGAAGGCCTGGTAGCGGTTGCCGGACCGTCGGCCGGAACCGGATCCGGATCCGTAGCCCGAGCTCGGATAGTATTCGTAGTCGTAGTCCCGACCGTAGGACGATGATCCACCGCTACCACTGCGGTAGCGGGAAtaggagctgctgctgcttccggTGGCCGAAGATTTGTGCAGCGTGGCACGGGCATCGTAGATCCTGCGCTTACGTGCTAAACACACAATAGAAACTTAGCATTGCTTCCGTTACGACTTACGGATTATCTCGATTTTTTGAATCcccctttttttatgtttacggGTTCGAAGAAATGGTTGGTTAGATGTGTTCTCTAGTAGAAACTTACCATCGGACAGGACTTCGTAGGCTTCGGACAGCTCGCGGAAGCGTTTGTTGGCTTCATCCAGGTTGTCGGGATTCTTGTCTGGGTGCCATTTCAGTGCTAATTTTCGATATCTGTAAGGGTTAAATAAAGTGatttagtaaaatttataCCCATCTTAAATTCAGATAAGAGTATActtcatttcatatttttaatcacTGTATCTGTCTTTAAAAGCccaattttttatacaaatgtATACCCGATTTAAATTCAGATAAGATCatactaattttatatttttactcaCTGTATCTTTCTTTAAAAGCCATTGcttgtatacaaatattaaagcaTACTCCAAAATGGATCGTTTTTTTAAAAGACCGAGTTGATTAATTACGTTTAAGTTGAAATTCAGAGGAAACGCCAACGGTAAAAGGGGATTCACCCAAATTGGATTCGATTAAGGCAATGTCAGCTCTCGACCGGATATACCACTGAAAGCTTCCCCCCATGGATCCCAATTTATTCGCTTACTTACGCCTTTTTCACTTCACTGTCGGTAGCTGAGCGCGCCACATCCAAAACTTTATAGTAGTCCACCATTTTGGAGATGTGTACTCGACTTCTTGGTGGCTCCTTCTGCGCTTATTTGTTCTGTTTCTCGCTGGGCCAGCAGAAATTGCAATCCAATGCGTTTATTTTTCGGTCGGATCCTCCTCTGGCTTctgcaaaatataaacaattgtAGAGGCGTGTTAGTCGAGGGTTCCCAATACTTATAGATGGGGATTTGAGTGTACCGTTGGGAGCAGTCAGCATTCGACAGAACTgaatttcgattttgtttttgatctTGTTGCAGAAAAAGCAAAGGCGAAATAGAAAAGATAAACAAATAGAGCAACACACACGAATGGGAGTAAAGCAAAGTCAAAGACAGCTTGGTTTGCATGGGCCGCCGacacttttcaatttttcgaGTTCAATGTCGTTCGAAAACCCCATTATGCCATCGCCCACACACGCAAACTGTGAGAAAGAGAGACCAAGTAAGTACatggaaaaaaaaccaaaacattaAAGATCTTAACATAATCAtaatatcataaaataaacatatgatattttttagaCTTATAGGGCCATAGTTGAGAATGCAAAAAgattataaatgaaaaatacaagtaatatcattttgatatcaTACAATATGTAGATCAGGTATCGTAGTTAAGAAGCCTAAtttggatatattttatgaatttttaaaaattatttagttttaaacaaAGTTAAACCTgattaaagattaaaatatCTGAGATTTATTTGAACAATTCACGtatctttattttctttacacGAAGTAGGAGTTTTCTTCCGTgtagacagagagagagagagagaaatatAAGGCGCATGTGTAGGGCGCTCAGTTAGCCGTCCATCAACTTTTGGGGCAAAGTTGCTCAAGCGTTTTCCGCCCCCCTCGCGGATCTCGGAACCCTGATCTCCTATCTCCCCCCACTTTCGTGCAAAATAGTcgctaattttatttaatttgtattgttgttgccgctcgtTGTCATGCAGCCCCCTTGACACAATTTGGCTTGATTTCATGCGCgagtgttttttttatcaaacatTACAGCGGCCAATTGTCTGTTTGTTGGCTGTGGCGGAGGAAAGTGCTTGGCTTGAATTAGCCCTCCGGCCAAGTGACAtgacaatttgcattttacaCACTCGGCGGCAATCTCAAACCGAAACTGAACTTCAAAACTTGTTGTTCGACTGACCAACATCGATGGGTTGTTGTGTTTATGTTGGTCTTGATGTGGGTTGTATCTTGAGATTCGGTTCTTATGGGCGGTTCACCCGATTTGTtcgtgtttatattttttttctcacaTTTTTGTGTGATCTAATTTATGGCTTTCGATGGGGTGCGTGTGCGTAGAGTCACATAAATTTGTCTATTAACACAAAGACAAGCGTTCAAGCAAAATGGATTAAAGATATATACTGTACGTATTCAAATATGTTTATAGATATTATTTTTGATGAACGCACTCAAaactataatatttaaattcactCAGTGCACTTGATTATTTcgttatttgtaaaataattaaagattCGTCAGaactaatttattatttacgaaTATTAATTCACATGTATTGTAAGCTGATTAAAATCGTTTCaagcatttaaattaattcaagtaactattcttgattttttttttatctcctatatttatttattgataatatttaaagctaagatttaaagttaaaagacAACGGAAGCAACTAAACATTTTAAGACATTTATTCACTccaattttcgaaatttaacACAGATTTATCTGTTAttataaacactttttttgacCTGGTAAAATAAGAACCCTAAGCCAGGTTCAGGTTCCACCGAGATTTGAACTCGGATCGCTGGATTCAGAGTCCAGAGTGCTAACCATTACACCATGGAACCACCGTATTGGCCCTGggccattttcctttttctggTCGGGAAAATCGCAGTGCGCATGCTGCAAACAGGTGGGAAAGGGATGGCAGATGTGCGGCCTTGGTTACCGTTACAAAGGCAGCTGAACTTTTCAAGGGGCGCGAATTATCGTGCAAGTTCGAATCGCAATACTTTACACTTTCCGTTTCACTTGCTGCATTTCCTCTCGACCAAAATATACCTAAACATTTCTCATTCGTTAGGATTAGTGTTCTCATATGTTGCAACAGATTTAGTACCACCCGAgattataaatacaaatcgaaaatgaattttgcaggaaaaaaaaaaaataatataaataaatttaaatgaattccccttttatttatacaaaCATGTTCGAACATATAGATAGCTATAGCGTATATAGAAAAGTAGAGATATAGCCgggtgtttgtgtgtgcgtaGTTTATTCGCTTTACGGCCACGAATAGAGTATATACCTGTTGACATATTCGGCAAATTCTAGGTCGTAGGTGTAGGAACTTGTAGCATTGTCTAAAAGCAGCAAATGACGACGACGCCGCGACTGCCGCTGACGTTTCTGCTGGCCAGCCATCCATCCGCATGACACACACGTCAGCGGAGGAGACGGAATCGAGggggaggtggaggtggagcCAGGTGAGGAGATAGGTGGTCCAAGATGGTATGCCAGGGGGAATGGGGGAATGGGTACAAAGTGGAAGACCTGCTTACTCTGGCTTGGATTTCACTGCCAACCGCCACCGGCTGTGACTCAAGTCGAATGGAATCGGTTGGAATCGAAACACTGGCTATCTGCGAGTCTATATCTCGTGGCAGTCACTCAGCCACTCAGCACCTTGCCATCGTTCTGTGGGCGTCTGCGGCATTTAAGGCATTCGCCGGTTCTTTCAGTTCAGTTATATAGAGGCTAGAAGATTGCCTTGCCTAAATAATGAGATGCAAAAGGTTTAACAGAGCTAATCTCAGCATTATAACTCCTCCTTGCTTTAATAATCCCTCTTACCCCTTAATGGTTTAAAGAAGTAAGTCTTATAATCAGATATGGCTTCCTTTTTATAGTCTTTTGACACTTTACGACTTCATTACCCCGAAAATCAGCTTTAATATAATGTTGTGTGCTGAATTTTAATAGGATATGATGTTGAAGCGTCAATGGACAGAAATATATAACCTTTTCTTTGAATTTCGGTTATGAAATACctcttttaaactttaaaaactctttagaaataaaatttaagtgtACGAGAAAGGATCTAGAGAATGTACAGAAGAGACTCCTCAAATGTAAATTCCTCCTCATTAAGGCAACCCATACAAATACGTCAATCGAAACtggtttttaaatatcaaaaccATTTCATCACGGGGATGATTCACAGTGTGAGAAATTCCGTTACAGATTGTTCTTTACAGAACGGCGTCATAAGTGTAAGGTCACGCAACTGATAAAAAGTGAATTTactgtttaaataaaaccacTTTATAAACTGAATCACTGTTTTGTTCTACTttgtaaaatcaaataacataAAAGCAAATGTTAGTTAGCCATGAgctcttttaatttatatcgTCTGggtaaaattgtaatttgcaATACAAAGAAGGCTAAAGATACCGGTGCTCAAATTAGTCatattagttaaatatttattatgtacAGTAAACGTTCTTTATATTCCCTGTATTATAGcccataaaacatttttaattcactTTGATGTTAGGAATTATGGTtctttaaacactttttttgggcaaaactaatttttgtcTCTTATGACCAAAAATGTATAACAAATTCCGCAATTAAGACATTTTTAGCCAGAATATTtactgtatttatttttctgtgtagccCACATTATTTACCTCCACTCAGCAcagtgtttatttatttatttacccgTATCGTATCGGATTCAAGCAGCTTTAATCACAAACTCGAGGGACTCCACATGCGACAAGTGTGTTTGGCGAAGACGGCAAAAACAACGTTGGGGAGCTGCCTACATGGAGcagctttaaagtttaaacctGAAGTCACTCCAAAAATTATGTATGCGTTTAGTCTGCGGTCTGCAAAAAGCCGatgattgttgttgtttttatcgCTGCGGAggctttcttgttgtttttgtttatgcaaATTACATCACTGAGATTTTCCTCACACTTTTCAATTTGTTGTCGCTTCGATTAAACTTGAATTGTGTCACCGCATTGATGATAAGCAAACAACAAGGCGGAGAAACAGCGATAAAGTTGGATAAAGGTGGGGAGGGAGGTGAGAGGAGGAGAAGGTATCAACAGTTGGTTGCGTGCTGTCTTCTTCGtatctctttcttttttttttgttacatgGGAGATGGTTTTTGGTGCTAATTTTGCCATAACCTACATACACATTTGTACTTCTTGCTTGCAATTACACACAATCACACGaaatcaaacacacacacatccacGCAATCTAGCATGCGATAAGAAAACGCTGCgcatttatatatgtacatatgagCTTGTTGGAAAGTCACGCAATGAGCGATGCACTCgcacttttttattatttatatttacatcGGTCGCTTTTAACCAGCAATGGCCAATCTCGTTTTTAACTTAATGCTACGTTTGTACTGCGAGTCGAAGCTGCacattataaaacaaaaacacggAAAACGCAGcgagttaaaaaatgttaaattaacaaaaaaaacttttgcagCCGTCCGCGGCAATGAATCGTTGAGAATTGAATGCAAAGCCAGAAAAAACTCGCAGATCAGacgcgagagagagagaaaccAGCTGACGGCATTGCCATGCTTTAATTTCTGTGTTGTTGTGGGGGAGCAAAAGCCAAAGAGAGAGTGGGAGAGAGAGAAGTTGATTCCCCAccctttgttattgttgttattgttgtacCCCACCGGAAGTTGTTACGCCGATTCTGGCAAAAAGCGTTATCTCCTCGCTATCATTTATCTTTCGGGCGCTTTCCTTATCAGCGAGTGCCGTAAATTAAAGGCTGATCAGTTGGTTTTATTGTTCCACCGGTTAAGTCCCCTTTTCCAACGTGATTCATCTTCCAGTTTCCGCCGAAAGCGTTTCACCTTCGCCTAGACTCATTCCCATATTGATTGGAAATCTGAATAATGAGccatgtttatttaaataaagatgAGTTTTATGACCAAAGTTTATAACGTTATAAAGGCGACCGAGCGGAGCCGAATGTAAcgacaacaaatttaaatatttaattttagaactCTCACAGCACGAGTCGTTGACGCCGGTCGACAGTGGTTGACATTATGGTAGACAATACTTAGtggatcttttaaaaataaaagtttgaaATCAAGATAAACTCTTCTCAAAATAATAGGATTTTTCCAAACTAGAGTGAATGGCCAAAAATGAAACCTTAGCCTAAGAGATACTAAGAGATATAACTCATAAACTTTCACTAGTCATTTGCATTTCCTGAAAATCCTAAATCCTACGACTTTTGACCCACTGTGCCGAGACAACAGCAGGTGGTGGATGAAAACCGGGGGAGGTGAGCGAAATGTTGTgcgaaaaatgttgaaaagtttataaattgaaatttttatatagCACCACACAAAACCCAACACAGATATTTTGGATGTgtgggaatttatttttagttgggTGGGAAGAGCGAATTGGTCATAAGTATTgcggaagaaaaatattaatgcaGAGCAGAGAAAACCAAAACATTGACGTGTTTTTGCGGGCTAGGAAAATGAGAGAAATTGGAACAGGGGGTAAATGGTCAGTAATTATTACgggaaaataacacaaattaGACAGGCAGGGAAACAAAACGGCAAAGGAAAGTGCCCGAGAGCAGAgaaaataaagcaaacaaaagggaAGCCAAGGTGGAAATTCGCCAAATTGCACAATTCAAGGAAAGAGAGGGAAAAACTGGCGGGGACAATGCAATGCCATGTGAAGCAATCGGCATAAGACCTGAGAAAAGCCACAGACAAGACCTAGAAATAGAAACGTGGGCGTGGGAATCCATCTATTTATAAGTTCCATGCCCGCAGCTTTTCCCCCCTACAACATGAAAAGTGTTGTAAGTGttacaacaataacaaagtcGAATGCTGATTCATCCACAGCTGGCGGTTCCCCGCTGGccaaatgatttttaatagaCTCACTTGGAACTGTTGTAATACCATCAAATCTATTGGATATTTAGCCCAGGGGGCCTTCCccctagttttttttttttggcatcaCTGCACCATATTCGAATCTGTATCTAATCAAAGGTCTTTCTCACCCTGCGTTTGCTTGTTCGccgcataaataaaaaaatcatttcaatgTAAATTTCGAAATGATCTGTGTAATTTTTGTGG from Drosophila takahashii strain IR98-3 E-12201 chromosome 2R, DtakHiC1v2, whole genome shotgun sequence encodes:
- the mrj gene encoding dnaJ homolog subfamily B member 6, encoding MVDYYKVLDVARSATDSEVKKAYRKLALKWHPDKNPDNLDEANKRFRELSEAYEVLSDEKKRRIYDEYGKDGLGERGQSRSHTRHHYNTHDFDDFDIMGGFPFVFRPPEEVFREFFGVNSPFADFFRDANGYSNGSTSGSSSSRRHGGSGGASRHHHHHQHKLASPFGAPMLNYSMMDFFMPTSGFTSFSSMTSGNGSSGVTHISSGPSAGVKRTSTSTVFVNGKKLMTKRVVENGKETVFSYENDVLKSKTVNGVSQKLSSIAN